Proteins co-encoded in one Sporosarcina sp. FSL K6-1522 genomic window:
- a CDS encoding DHHA1 domain-containing protein has product MLKDRLYYVDPYCKTFTTHISKATQDADGQPYVVLDNTAFYPEGGGQPSDLGTLNGIPVLHVEDVDGEIRHTMAASVDNTDEIVGSIDWERRFDHMQQHAGQHILSAAFVELYDFPTISFHLGKELVSIDLDVEEVSPEQLDAVERLANAMILENRPIETKWITEDELGQYALRKQLTVTDEIRLVIIPNFDDNGCGGTHPSSTGQVRALKILSTEKQKRKIRVHFVCGERVLQQLHQKNYALTETSRLLSAPGNGVAEAAQKLLKTNHSLEKSLEEAQEALLAFEAKALLNTQQQNIVKAVFAGRTVQQLQKLAKLLVTEQASVIALLVADTDDCLQFVAARGASVEMSMKQISAIVLPLINGKGGGNDAFVQGGGEKTLATADLLLAMEDTLKQIGGPTHA; this is encoded by the coding sequence ATGTTAAAAGATCGTTTGTATTATGTAGATCCCTATTGCAAAACGTTTACTACACATATAAGCAAAGCTACACAAGATGCAGATGGACAACCGTATGTCGTATTGGACAATACGGCTTTTTATCCCGAAGGCGGCGGCCAGCCAAGCGATCTAGGAACATTGAATGGGATTCCCGTTCTTCATGTTGAGGATGTAGATGGCGAAATACGTCATACTATGGCAGCAAGCGTTGATAATACAGATGAGATTGTGGGTAGTATTGATTGGGAGCGTCGTTTCGATCATATGCAACAACATGCGGGGCAACATATCCTGTCAGCTGCTTTTGTCGAGTTATACGATTTTCCAACGATTAGTTTCCATTTAGGAAAAGAGCTCGTGTCGATTGATTTGGATGTGGAGGAAGTTTCACCTGAGCAATTGGATGCGGTGGAACGATTGGCAAATGCGATGATCTTAGAGAACAGACCCATTGAAACGAAGTGGATCACGGAGGATGAGCTTGGGCAGTATGCGCTTCGTAAACAACTTACGGTAACGGATGAAATACGGCTTGTCATCATTCCAAACTTCGATGATAACGGCTGCGGCGGAACACATCCAAGTTCAACGGGACAAGTACGTGCACTGAAGATTTTATCGACCGAAAAGCAAAAGCGAAAAATACGCGTGCATTTTGTCTGCGGAGAACGCGTGTTACAGCAGTTGCATCAGAAAAATTATGCGCTTACAGAAACATCGCGCTTGTTAAGTGCCCCCGGAAACGGTGTTGCCGAAGCCGCGCAAAAACTACTAAAAACGAATCATTCCCTTGAAAAATCGTTGGAGGAAGCACAGGAAGCTTTACTCGCATTTGAAGCAAAAGCACTTTTGAACACACAACAGCAAAACATTGTAAAAGCGGTGTTTGCCGGTCGAACCGTCCAACAATTACAGAAACTCGCTAAATTACTCGTTACAGAACAAGCTAGTGTCATCGCCCTTCTCGTTGCAGACACTGATGACTGTTTGCAGTTTGTCGCTGCACGAGGCGCTTCTGTAGAAATGAGCATGAAACAAATTTCAGCTATTGTGCTTCCCCTTATCAATGGCAAAGGCGGTGGGAACGATGCCTTTGTTCAAGGCGGTGGCGAAAAGACACTAGCTACGGCCGACTTACTACTAGCAATGGAAGACACTTTAAAACAAATTGGAGGCCCAACTCATGCATAA
- a CDS encoding bile acid:sodium symporter family protein translates to MKVLEAVGTIAGKYFALWVIFAAVIAFLFPTPFLGLGAYITILLGVVMFGMGLTLKAVDFKIILTKPLPVIIGVCAQFVIMPLVAFALAYLLKLPPELAAGLVLLGCVPGGTASNVMVYLAKGNLALSVAMTSLSTLLAPVVTPLLLLLLAGQWLPVDPMSMFKSIVQVIIIPIVLGLLIQKFFPKAVEKSVSVVPLISVAAILIIVAAVTSANAGNVASSGFIVFIAVFLHNGFGLLLGYLTALMIGLNENDRRAISLEVGMQNSGLGVALATAHFGPLAALPSVWGAIWHNISGPILATIWSKKPTSDEKAKTRKQTNKVVAMKKG, encoded by the coding sequence ATGAAAGTACTTGAAGCAGTCGGAACAATCGCGGGGAAATACTTTGCTCTATGGGTCATTTTCGCCGCGGTTATCGCCTTTTTATTTCCTACACCTTTTTTAGGATTAGGTGCCTATATTACCATTTTACTCGGTGTCGTCATGTTCGGAATGGGACTGACACTGAAGGCAGTCGACTTTAAAATCATCTTAACAAAGCCACTACCCGTCATTATTGGGGTTTGTGCGCAATTCGTCATTATGCCACTCGTCGCTTTTGCGCTTGCGTACTTGCTTAAATTACCGCCTGAATTGGCGGCAGGATTAGTCTTGCTTGGTTGCGTACCAGGCGGGACTGCCTCAAACGTTATGGTCTATTTAGCAAAAGGAAACCTTGCACTCTCTGTTGCGATGACTTCCCTTTCAACGTTATTGGCACCAGTCGTCACGCCACTCCTGCTACTATTACTAGCCGGGCAGTGGCTACCTGTTGACCCAATGTCTATGTTCAAATCGATTGTCCAAGTCATCATCATTCCAATCGTTTTAGGATTACTGATTCAGAAGTTCTTCCCGAAAGCGGTTGAAAAAAGTGTTTCCGTCGTTCCACTTATATCGGTTGCCGCGATTCTCATTATCGTTGCCGCTGTCACTTCTGCTAATGCAGGAAATGTGGCCAGTTCTGGGTTCATTGTCTTCATCGCTGTGTTCCTTCATAATGGCTTCGGATTACTCCTTGGCTACTTGACTGCCTTGATGATCGGCTTAAATGAAAACGACCGACGCGCCATTTCTCTCGAAGTCGGCATGCAAAACTCTGGGCTAGGCGTAGCACTTGCAACTGCGCATTTCGGTCCACTCGCCGCACTACCTAGCGTCTGGGGCGCTATCTGGCATAATATTTCCGGACCGATTCTCGCAACCATTTGGTCGAAAAAGCCGACGAGTGACGAGAAAGCGAAAACGAGAAAGCAAACGAACAAAGTTGTAGCTATGAAAAAAGGTTAA
- a CDS encoding FAD-linked oxidase C-terminal domain-containing protein gives MTISTESIVKALQNVLTEEQVTVNETVRELHGRDESYHTMQLPDIVVFPASTEDVSKIMKVSQAHQVPVVPFGLGSSLEGHVIPDKGGITIDFSLMNKVLEVRAEDFLVKVQPGVTRTQLNKELKKHGLFFSVDPGADATLGGMVATNASGTTSVKYGVMRDQVRDLEVVLADGMVIHTGNMAAKSASGLHLNGLFVGSEGTLGCFTELTLRVYGIPEHVMAARASFPTVNDAVEAVVSILQAGVPIARVELVDEPSIKQANLFSETSFQEKPTLFLEFHGNEAGLQQDVEFTKDIVADHHCTDIEFETDNAGRNRLWEARHNLAYAFIHGYPGKKMMVTDVCLPISELAGAVNHARETVQSLGMPGGIVGHVGDGNFHVLLMMDMNDPAELAKADELNERIVHYALERNGTCTGEHGVGIGKQKYQAQEHGTALIVMEKIKQALDPHNLLNPNKIVKIDGEV, from the coding sequence ATGACCATATCTACAGAATCGATTGTTAAAGCATTACAAAATGTACTGACAGAAGAACAAGTTACCGTCAATGAAACCGTGCGTGAGCTTCACGGGCGCGACGAATCTTACCACACGATGCAATTACCAGACATTGTTGTATTCCCAGCGTCTACAGAAGACGTCAGCAAGATTATGAAAGTATCACAAGCACACCAAGTTCCAGTCGTTCCATTCGGACTTGGTTCAAGCCTGGAAGGGCATGTCATTCCGGACAAAGGAGGCATTACCATCGACTTCTCACTCATGAACAAGGTCTTGGAAGTTCGAGCAGAAGATTTTCTCGTAAAAGTGCAACCCGGCGTCACACGTACACAGTTAAACAAAGAATTGAAAAAGCACGGGTTATTTTTCTCCGTTGATCCAGGAGCAGATGCGACACTAGGCGGCATGGTCGCAACAAATGCGAGTGGGACAACATCCGTTAAATACGGAGTGATGCGAGATCAAGTTCGTGATTTAGAAGTTGTTCTTGCAGATGGCATGGTTATTCATACAGGGAATATGGCCGCAAAATCGGCATCAGGCCTTCATTTGAATGGGTTATTTGTCGGTTCTGAAGGGACACTCGGTTGCTTTACAGAATTGACGTTACGTGTTTACGGCATTCCAGAACATGTCATGGCCGCTCGGGCATCTTTCCCGACAGTCAATGACGCAGTGGAAGCCGTCGTCTCCATTTTGCAGGCGGGCGTTCCGATTGCACGTGTGGAATTGGTCGATGAACCTTCTATTAAACAAGCAAACCTATTTAGTGAAACGAGCTTTCAAGAAAAGCCGACACTATTCTTGGAGTTCCATGGCAATGAAGCGGGCTTGCAGCAAGATGTCGAGTTCACAAAAGACATTGTGGCAGATCATCATTGCACAGACATCGAGTTTGAGACAGATAACGCTGGTCGCAATAGACTATGGGAAGCCCGCCATAACTTAGCTTATGCCTTTATCCACGGTTATCCAGGCAAAAAGATGATGGTAACAGATGTCTGTCTACCGATTTCGGAATTAGCAGGCGCCGTCAACCATGCACGGGAAACGGTTCAATCATTAGGCATGCCTGGTGGAATTGTCGGTCACGTCGGCGATGGGAACTTCCACGTATTGCTCATGATGGATATGAACGATCCTGCTGAACTGGCCAAAGCTGATGAATTGAATGAACGAATCGTTCACTATGCACTCGAACGTAATGGCACATGTACAGGCGAACACGGCGTCGGCATTGGTAAGCAAAAATACCAAGCACAAGAACATGGCACAGCACTTATCGTCATGGAAAAAATCAAACAAGCACTTGATCCACACAATTTACTCAATCCAAATAAAATCGTGAAAATCGATGGGGAGGTATGA